The following proteins come from a genomic window of Gossypium raimondii isolate GPD5lz chromosome 5, ASM2569854v1, whole genome shotgun sequence:
- the LOC105770906 gene encoding uncharacterized protein LOC105770906: protein MIMKDSSCSYFHPKEGVGVCPLCLNERLLILASTTSSDTHRFVQPVSHIKSPKFFAFTSLLNRLQFKHSKSQTSYDPDDAASTPQADSFISIKFEEDGVGSWETGEVTKVSLEHCTKSWNPTTTQNQREANKSVVEQVKPRGLLRWQKRIGHLFQLIKSGRGPASQKCATLAAR, encoded by the exons ATGATAATGAAAGACAGTTCCTGCTCTTATTTTCATCCCAAAGAAGGTGTTGGGGTATGCCCTTTGTGCTTGAATGAGAGGCTTCTTATCTTAGCTTCAACCACTAGCAGTGACACCCATAGATTTGTTCAACCTGTTTCTCACATAAAATCTCCCAAGTTCTTTGCTTTTACCTCTCTTCTCAATCGTCTTCAGTTCAAGCATTCCAAATCTCAAACTTCTTATGATCCTGATGATGCTGCTTCAACCCCTCAAGCAG ACTCCTTTATCTCAATCAAGTTTGAAGAGGACGGTGTTGGTTCATGGGAAACAGGCGAAGTTACAAAGGTCTCACTTGAGCACTGCACCAAGTCTTGGAACCCCACCACGACCCAGAATCAAAGGGAGGCCAATAAAAGTGTGGTAGAACAGGTCAAACCACGCGGTTTGCTTAGGTGGCAAAAGCGGATAGGCCACTTGTTCCAACTCATCAAAAGTGGAAGAGGTCCAGCAAGCCAAAAGTGTGCCACATTGGCAGCAAGGTAG
- the LOC105770907 gene encoding uncharacterized protein At4g08330, chloroplastic, with translation MEKSMFIGNLHHSLSSASQRHVTYSCGSCGYELNLSSSSRNTTTIGSKYGKSIKRGIISFFSIDESRFTQVDEFRWGPYFSKHSWGLFRRRTKLLCRKCGNHIGNAYDDRTSDHPLVLDGSDSLSSNEASTRRKFDVRIRALQPSFAEELGTPHSM, from the exons ATGGAGAAATCGATGTTTATTGGAAATCTCCATCATTCTCTTTCTTCTGCTTCTCAAAGACACGTAACTTACAG TTGTGGTTCTTGTGGGTATGAGCTAAACCTAAGTTCCTCTAGTCGAAACACTACAACAATTGGCTCTAAATACGGAAAATCAATAAAGAGAGGGATTATATCATTCTTTAGTATAGATGAGAGCAGATTTACTCAAGTTGATGAGTTCCGATGGGGTCCTTACTTTTCAAAGCATTCGTGGGGTTTGTTCCGCCGTAGAACCAAACTTCTTTGCCGCAAATGTGGCAACCATATTGGAAATGCTTATGATGATAGAACTTCCGATCACCCTCTTGTATTAGATGGATCGGATTCATTGTCCAGTAATGAAGCTTCTACTCGTAGAAAATTTGATGTTCGAATCCGAGCCCTACAACCTTCATTTGCCGAAGAACTCGGCACTCCACATTCTATGTGA
- the LOC105770222 gene encoding uncharacterized protein LOC105770222: MASFFHQISLFRRILLKTRPYALTWPHIRQVDRRSKFARLHKQSNLPSFFRIQSGKLSRFPPSILVSQTATAMPPTHQSSSTTKVSTFFSATLLLWVISVFFQILFNKRRDLLYIFAGGFFYQFANWVIRFSVSRDPLFVNTSVSLLHSAVTSISVVFILLNQWSLTSFKRMFEHKELVEGTWPWAYQALCFSCGYFAYDQQDMLQYRLYSGFIPSILTHHLVLLICFTLALYRRITINYLILTLICELHSVFLHVRKLRRMAGVRDAESRVVKVEWILNWIMFVFTRLVSHILITGKLIKDASKFEKGIEWPLAMLGMAGMNLLNAFLGIDLFNAFKKEKKPQQNNPKRHE; the protein is encoded by the exons ATGGCGTCATTTTTTcaccaaatttctttatttcgTAGAATCCTACTTAAAACACGTCCCTATGCTCTAACGTGGCCGCACATTCGACAAGTGGACAGGCGGAGTAAGTTTGCGCGTTTACATAAGCAATCTAATCTTCCTTCCTTTTTCAGGATTCAAAGCGGCAAACTCTCTCGCTTTCCTCCTTCCATTCTTGTTTCACAAACAGCCACAGCAATGCCTCCAACACATCAAAGTTCCAGCACCACCAAAGTGTCCACTTTCTTCTCAGCGACTCTGCTTCTCTGGGTGATCtctgttttcttccaaatcctCTTCAACAAGCGGAGGGACCTCCTTTACATCTTTGCTGGGggtttcttttaccaatttGCCAATTGGGTCATTAGGTTTTCCGTCTCTCGTGACCCTCTCTTTGTTAACACCTCTGTTTCTCTCCTTCACTCTGCCGTTACTTCCATTTCAG TGGTTTTCATTCTGCTTAATCAATGGTCCTTAACCAGTTTCAAGAGGATGTTTGAGCATAAGGAACTTGTTGAGGGTACCTGGCCATGGGCATACCAGGCTCTTTGCTTTTCATGTGGTTACTTCGCGTATGATCAGCAAGATATGCTGCAGTACCGACTATATAGTGGCTTTATCCCTTCCATCTTAACCCATCATCTAGTACTCCTTATTTGCTTCACCCTTGCATTGTATCGACGTATAACCATCAACTATCTTATTCTCACTCTCATTTGTGAG CTGCATTCCGTCTTTCTACATGTGAGGAAACTGAGGCGGATGGCCGGTGTTCGTGATGCCGAGAGCCGAGTCGTGAAGGTTGAATGGATTCTTAATTGGATCATGTTCGTTTTCACTAGACTCGTATCACACATTCTGATTACCGGAAAGCTAATCAAAGATGCTTCCAAGTTTGAAAAGGGTATCGAATGGCCACTTGCCATGCTCGGAATGGCAGGAATGAATTTGCTTAATGCTTTTCTCGGCATCGACCTCTTCAATGCTttcaagaaagagaagaaacCACAGCAGAATAATCCGAAACGCCACGAATGA
- the LOC105766893 gene encoding uncharacterized protein LOC105766893, producing MALCYKVNIRQENEPDLEEIDDNVFNIDIEFRYVPSLNSEITVDTFEQSLIFDRDMFLSKLNHRDITDCIIPHSRVSREFIEFAAVPPILRFARDANSNPMNLGLKVINIEVVVDIVVDVNIIEDDDIDYDDELLYDIDYDDELIDELLMNVVFNFTPASRSSIEGLERVKWDSMTKREDECAICLQEFRL from the coding sequence ATGGCTTTATGTTACAAGGTGAATATTAGGCAAGAAAACGAGCCCGACTTAGAAGAAATTGATGATAATGTTTTCAACATCGATATAGAGTTTCGTTATGTTCCATCTCTCAACTCCGAAATCACTGTAGATACCTTTGAACAAAGCCTGATTTTTGATCGAGATATGTTTTTGTCTAAACTAAATCATCGAGACATCACTGACTGCATAATTCCTCATTCAAGAGTTTCTCGAGAATTCATTGAGTTCGCTGCCGTTCCTCCCATTTTACGTTTTGCGAGGGATGCAAATAGCAACCCAATGAACCTTGGgcttaaagtaataaatatagaGGTGGTTGTGGACATAGTTGTTGATGTGAACATCATCGAGGATGATGATATTGACTATGATGATGAGTTGCTTTATGATATTGATTATGATGATGAGTTGATTGATGAATTATTGATGAACGTTGTGTTCAACTTCACGCCAGCAAGTAGGTCATCGATTGAAGGTCTGGAAAGGGTTAAATGGGATTCAATGACGAAGAGAGAGGATGAATGTGCCATTTGCTTACAGGAGTTCAGATTATAA
- the LOC105770220 gene encoding protein disulfide-isomerase, whose protein sequence is MGRIVSVWLAFAVIACSLTAISAEESGESKEFVLTLDQSNFTDTVSKHDFIVVEFYAPWCGHCKNLAPEYEKAASMLSKHDPPILLAKVDANEESNKDLASEYEVRGFPTLKILRNGGKNVQEYKGPREADGIVEYLKKQSGPASAEMKSAEDASSFIDEKKIVIVGVFPKFSGQEFDNYMALAEKLRSDYEFGHTLDAKYLPRGESSVTGPVVRLFKPFDELFVDFKDFNVEALEKFVEESSIPLVTLFNNDPSNHPFVIKFYNSPLVKAMLFANLSNEGVDSLKSKFREVAEQYKGQGIGFLLGDLEASQAAFQYFGVQESQVPLIIILENDGKKYLKPYLEADHIAPWVKDYKEGKVPPYVKSEPIPVENNEPVKVVVADTLDDMVFKSGKNVLLEFYAPWCGHCQKLAPILEEVAVHYENDAKVLIAKLDATANDIVDPNFDVRGYPTVYFRSADGNISAYEGERTKEDIIDFIEKNREKTAHQEALKDEL, encoded by the exons ATGGGGAGAATCGTTTCAGTTTGGCTTGCTTTTGCTGTCATCGCATGCTCTCTAACGGCGATCTCAGCTGAAGAGAGCGGCGAATCGAAAGAGTTTGTGTTGACTTTGGATCAATCTAATTTCACTGACACCGTCAGTAAGCACGATTTCATAGTCGTCGAATTTTACGCTCCTTG GTGCGGACACTGTAAGAATCTTGCTCCAGAG TATGAGAAAGCAGCATCTATGTTGAGTAAACATGATCCTCCGATCCTTCTAGCTAAAGTTGATGCCAATGAGGAATCAAACAAAGATTTAGCAAGTGAATATGAAGTCAGGGGTTTCCCGactcttaaaattttgagaaatggaGGAAAGAATGTTCAAGAATACAAAGGTCCACGTGAAGCTGATGGTATTGTGGAATATTTGAAGAAACAAAGTGGTCCTGCTTCTGCTGAGATGAAGTCTGCAGAAGATGCCAGTTCTTTTATTGATGAAAAGAAGATAGTAATT GTTGGTGTGTTCCCCAAATTCTCCGGTCAAGAGTTTGACAACTATATGGCTCTTGCTGAGAAATTGCGTTCTGACTATGAATTTGGTCATACTTTGGATGCTAAGTACCTTCCCCGTGGCGAGTCATCAGTGACTGGCCCTGTGGTCAGACTTTTCAAGCCTTTTGATGAACTCTTTGTTGACTTCAAG GATTTTAATGTGGAAGCTCTAGAGAAGTTTGTTGAAGAATCTAGCATTCCTCTTGTGACTCTCTTTAACAATGACCCAAGCAACCACCCCTTCGTTATCAAATTCTATAACAGTCCCCTTGTGAAG GCTATGTTGTTCGCAAATTTGAGCAATGAAGGAGTTGATTccttaaaatctaaatttcgTGAAGTTGCTGAGCAATACAAAGGACAGGGTATTGGTTTCCTTTTGGGAGATCTTGAGGCTAGTCAAGCTGCCTTCCAG TATTTTGGAGTTCAAGAAAGCCAAGTACCTCTCATCATCATTCTGGAGAATGATGGGAAGAAGTATTTGAAGCCATACTTGGAGGCTGATCACATTGCACCATGGGTAAAGGATTACAAG GAAGGAAAAGTTCCACCATATGTAAAATCTGAACCTATTCCGGTGGAAAATAATGAACCTGTGAAAGTGGTGGTTGCTGACACCCTTGATGACATGGTTTTCAAATCAGGAAAAAATG TTCTGCTCGAGTTTTATGCCCCCTGGTGCGGACATTGCCAGAAATTGGCACCAATCTTGGAGGAAGTTGCTGTCCACTATGAAAATGATGCTAAAGTTTTGATTGCAAAACTT GATGCAACTGCAAATGATATAGTGGATCCAAACTTTGATGTTAGAGGCTACCCAACTGTGTACTTTAGATCAGCGGACGGAAACATAAGTGCATACGAAGGTGAGAGGACAAAGGAAGACATCATTGACTTCATTGAGAAGAACAGGGAAAAAACTGCTCATCAAGAGGCATTAAAAGATGAGCTCTGA